One part of the Anopheles coustani chromosome 2, idAnoCousDA_361_x.2, whole genome shotgun sequence genome encodes these proteins:
- the LOC131262954 gene encoding zinc finger protein 665 gives MANMQQLQEDTPCDTQFDSKQSLSGRDKPFNCDTCGRRYQTNASLKTHKLTHQNGKKELCGFCGARFANRGQLKVHERVHTGEKPYKCDQCDKAFSYRESLITHSTIHTGVKPFCCSCCGAQFSCVGNLIKHRKLRPKSCGLPEYDPTARVAPRPTKRTMPNLSDRKQYQKSSKTLQPAQHRETKSVPDTAKAFPDRLPPTSQSRDTDEVYLQSESDGAEAMKPKSRARTSTYVLDAAEIVQNGEIEVLEYETMEVLDEFITYDDQDDDRVFPKEIDKDDALQVEVMNDASSCEPNIDSDKETIDNAECNVSPNSAEINELVKTEHMILVQNSVQDEQGRQTDIPQNEDSFDDEITSKTETAAPSDCIEKTVESQLNIVEIDGEQKTDPKHNLSNCSDKDWQGEQISLIKDEATAMERHSHRSKQGKPNLEMPPITTEELDKMVIERQDKKLQEQLEIVRQNSEVSSNMYYCKLCPLQYTTEYLMARHLERVHNFQLEQAREKLRFTKKAVHVKQYRCKYCHRSYVNAARLKTHLFKHGTDGQLNHKCPACAQYFETKEMARQHALELHRRQLVCDTCGKECQDPERLQQHVRYAHKGVKELRRQKYVCQRCGKCVPSRTVLADHDRTNCGQSPIYRCESCGKNYASFASLKVHQTMHQNLPEPYECGFCRKRFRHKGQLKVHERSHTGEKPFRCQHCPKSFPYRESLLVHQSTHTGIKRFACSGCKRTFSCIANLQAHRRSHQATCGAVPNNTKPLRQQGDR, from the exons atgGCCAATATGCAACAGCTACAAGAAGATACTCCCTGTGATACGCAGTTTGACTCGAAGCAGTCACTTTCTGGCAGAGACAAACCGTTCAATTGCGATACCTGCGGCCGCCGCTATCAAACCAATGCATCGCTCAAGACCCACAAACTTACCCATCAGAATGGCAAGAAAGAATTGTGTGGTTTTTGTGGTGCCCGGTTCGCAAACCGTGGCCAGTTGAAGGTTCACGAACGGGTTCACACGGGCGAGAAGCCTTACAAATGCGAT CAATGTGACAAGGCATTCTCTTATCGTGAGAGTCTCATAACACACTCCACGATCCACACTGGggtgaaaccgttttgctgctCATGCTGCGGCGCACAGTTTTCGTGCGTTGGCAATCTTATTAAGCATCGCAAACTACGGCCAAAATCATGTGGCTTGCCAGAGTACGATCCAACTGCTAGGGTGGCTCCAAGACCAACGAAAAGAA CAATGCCTAATCTATCAGACCGCAAGCAATACCAAAAATCATCGAAAACGTTGCAACCAGCTCAGCATAGGGAAACGAAAAGTGTTCCAGATACGGCTAAAGCTTTCCCAGATCGCTTGCCACCAACTTCCCAAAGCAGAGATACTGATGAGGTGTATTTGCAGAGTGAGTCCGACGGTGCGGAAGCGATGAAACCAAAATCTCGAGCGCGCACTTCTACATACGTTTTGGATGCCGCTGAAATTGTACAGAATGGAGAAATAGAAGTGCTTGAGTACGAGACGATGGAAGTATTAGATGAGTTTATAACATACGACGACCAGGATGATGATCGAGTTtttccaaaagaaatcgaCAAAGACGATGCTTTG cAAGTCGAGGTGATGAACGATGCAAGTAGTTGTGAACCAAATATAGATAGCGATAAAGAAACCATCGACAACGCTGAATGCAACGTCAGTCCAAATAGTGCAGAAATAAACGAACTCGTAAAAACTGAACATATGATCTTGGTTCAAAATTCGGTACAGGATGAGCAAGGGAGGCAAACAGATATCCCACAGAATGAAGATTCATTCGACGACGAAATAACCAGTAAAACAGAAACGGCAGCTCCCTCGGATTGTATAGAAAAAACCGTTGAAAGCCAGTTAAATATTGTCGAGATTgatggtgagcaaaaaacgGATCCAAAACACAATCTTTCAAACTGTTCCGATAAAGATTGGCAAGGGGAACAAATATCCTTAATCAAAGATGAGGCAACGGCAATGGAGAGACATTCGCATCGATCCAAACAAGGAAAGCCTAATTTGGAAATGCCACCAATAACGACAGAAGAATTGGATAAAAT gGTTATAGAAAGGCAAGATAAAAAACTACAAGAACAACTTGA AATTGTTCGGCAAAACTCCGAAGTGTCCTCAAATATGTACTACTGCAAGTTATGTCCACTACAGTACACAACCGAATACCTCATGGCGCGCCACCTGGAACGCGTTCATAATTTCCAGCTGGAACAGGCTCGCGAGAAGCTGCGGTTCACCAAAAAGGCAGTTCATGTAAAGCAATATAGGTGCAAGTATTGTCATCGATCGTACGTCAACGCGGCGCGACTGAAAACGCATCTCTTTAAACATGGCACCGATGGCCAGCTCAATCACAAGTGTCCCGCCTGTGCTCAATACTTCGAAACGAAGGAAATGGCACGGCAGCATGCGCTCGAGCTGCATCGTAGGCAACTCGTGTGTGACACCTGCGGGAAGGAGTGCCAGGATCCTGAGCGACTCCAGCAGCACGTGCGTTATGCGCACAAGGGCGTGAAGGAGTTGCGCAGACAAAAGTACGTTTGTCAGCGGTGTGGAAAGTGCGTTCCGTCGCGCACCGTCCTCGCGGATCACGACCGAACGAACTGTGGCCAGTCGCCCATCTATCGATGTGAATCTTGCGGGAAGAATTACGCAAGCTTTGCCTCGCTGAAAGTGCACCAGACGATGCATCAAAATTTACCGGAGCCTTACGAGTGTGGTTTCTGTCGGAAACGCTTTCGCCACAAAGGCCAGCTGAAGGTACACGAGCGGTCCCATACGGGTGAGAAACCTTTCCGGTGCCAGCACTGCCCGAAGTCGTTTCCTTACCGGGAGTCTCTATTGGTGCATCAAAGCACGCATACGGGCATCAAGCGATTTGCGTGTTCCGGCTGTAAACGAACGTTTTCGTGCATCGCAAACCTGCAGGCTCATCGGCGGTCACACCAAGCGACCTGTGGAGCGGTACCGAACAACACCAAGCCATTGCGACAGCAGGGAGATAGATAA
- the LOC131263030 gene encoding uncharacterized protein LOC131263030: MEQYRIPNKLPSEDVNILAQRKGRLKHEAQRTRPIPKQDRRRGFKKIANIVAVTREAMRDAKRMKRNFLKTGMRLKNTNIEEGRLILIFRHRGGYICNNHIDRALHRLNVGNLKSASLQCLTAEVHALLKMVEPYVIWGYPNVTVVRELIYKYGVLRDPGLKHYKPAAELEGKKMVPLTSNKIVEEIFGYCGIICVDDLIHEIMTVGEAFHFVHRHFRSFKLRNPMNGWRCPKIKGKLRSKGGEAGFRGDEINELFQLLL; the protein is encoded by the coding sequence ATGGAGCAGTATCGCATTCCGAACAAGCTTCCCTCCGAGGATGTTAACATTCTCGCACAGCGCAAGGGTCGGCTGAAGCACGAAGCGCAGCGCACGCGGCCAATACCAAAGCAGGACAGACGTCGCGGCTTCAAGAAAATCGCCAACATCGTGGCTGTGACGCGGGAGGCCATGCGAGATGCGAAACGCATGAAACGTAACTTCCTCAAAACGGGCATGCGGCTGAAAAACACCAACATCGAGGAGGGCCGGCTGATCTTAATCTTCCGCCACCGTGGTGGCTACATCTGCAACAATCACATAGACAGGGCGCTGCATCGGCTCAATGTAGGGAATTTAAAGAGCGCTTCGTTGCAGTGCCTCACGGCGGAAGTGCACGCGTTGCTGAAGATGGTTGAGCCGTACGTGATCTGGGGCTACCCGAATGTGACGGTGGTTCGGGAATTGATCTACAAATACGGCGTGCTGCGTGATCCGGGCCTAAAACACTACAAACCGGCGGCGGAGCTGGAGGGCAAGAAAATGGTTCCACTGACGTCGAACAAGATAGTGGAAGAAATCTTCGGCTACTGCGGAATCATCTGCGTGGACGATCTGATACACGAGATCATGACGGTAGGGGAGGCCTTCCACTTCGTGCATCGGCACTTCCGGAGCTTCAAGCTGCGCAATCCGATGAACGGATGGAGGTGCCCGAAAATCAAAGGTAAACTACGATCGAAGGGCGGCGAGGCAGGCTTCCGGGGTGACGAGATTAATGAGCTGTTCCAATTGCTTCTCTAA